A portion of the Cellulophaga algicola DSM 14237 genome contains these proteins:
- the ctlX gene encoding citrulline utilization hydrolase CtlX — protein MQVTNTILMIRPVAFRMNEQTAVNNFFQEDLDLKNVEINKKAQVEFDAFVTVLKEKGVHVIVVDDTLSPDTPDSIFPNNWVSFHKEGIVGLYPMFAENRRNERREDILDILEEEGFEIKDVVDFTSAEEDDFFLEGTGSICLDRLNKKAYCALSDRADEELFIEFCEDFDYFPVIFTANQTVDGKRMPIYHTNVMMALAETFAIICTDTIDDKKERKIVLDHLHNDGKEIIRITEKQMHQFAGNMLQVLGADDKRYLVMSSAAYASLTPDQLKAIAVHCEIIHSSLDTIETCGGGSARCMMAEVFLPKK, from the coding sequence ATGCAAGTTACCAATACTATTTTAATGATAAGACCAGTTGCTTTTCGTATGAACGAACAGACGGCTGTAAATAATTTTTTTCAAGAAGATCTTGATCTTAAAAATGTTGAAATTAATAAAAAAGCACAAGTAGAATTTGATGCTTTTGTAACTGTGCTAAAAGAAAAAGGAGTACATGTAATTGTTGTTGATGATACGCTAAGTCCGGATACTCCAGATTCTATTTTCCCAAACAATTGGGTGTCTTTCCATAAAGAAGGTATTGTTGGTTTGTATCCAATGTTTGCTGAAAATAGAAGAAATGAGCGTCGTGAAGATATATTAGATATTTTAGAAGAAGAAGGTTTTGAAATAAAAGATGTTGTTGATTTTACTTCAGCCGAAGAGGATGATTTCTTTTTAGAAGGAACAGGAAGCATATGTTTAGATAGATTAAATAAAAAAGCCTATTGTGCATTGTCAGACAGAGCAGATGAGGAATTGTTTATTGAATTCTGTGAAGATTTTGATTATTTCCCAGTAATTTTTACGGCAAACCAAACCGTAGATGGGAAACGTATGCCAATTTACCATACTAACGTAATGATGGCATTAGCAGAAACATTTGCTATTATTTGTACAGATACTATTGATGATAAAAAAGAGCGCAAAATTGTTTTAGATCATTTGCATAATGATGGAAAAGAAATCATTAGAATTACCGAAAAGCAGATGCATCAATTTGCAGGAAATATGCTGCAGGTTTTGGGAGCAGATGATAAGCGCTATTTAGTAATGAGTTCTGCCGCATATGCTAGTTTAACTCCTGATCAACTAAAAGCTATTGCTGTACATTGTGAAATTATACATAGTTCATTAGATACGATTGAAACTTGTGGAGGTGGTAGTGCACGCTGTATGATGGCAGAGGTATTTTTACCTAAAAAATAA
- a CDS encoding citrate synthase, whose translation MSDKAILEYQGNKFEFPVIKGTENELAIDIKSLRASTGMITIDPGYKNTGSCESAITFLDGEKGILRYRGYSIEELAEKADFLEVAYLLIFGELPNSEELEKFHSDIKSESHVDEEMKKILDGFPKSAHPMGVLSSLTSALIAFNPTSVNVSSEKEMYWAIVRIMAKFPVLVAWTLRKKKGLPLDYGDDSLGYVENIHKMMFKKPNQEYKKDKTIIDALDKLLILHADHEQNCSTSTVRIVGSSHAGLFASLSAGISALWGPLHGGANQAVLEMLEAIEADGGDTKKYMAKAKDKEDSFRLMGFGHRVYKNFDPRAKIIKKSADEVLGALGIEDPILSIAQGLEKEALEDQYFVDRKLYPNVDFYSGIIYRALGIPTEMFTVMFALGRLPGWIAQWREMRLNGEPIGRPRQVYVGENLRSFIPVEKR comes from the coding sequence ATGTCAGACAAAGCTATATTAGAATACCAAGGGAATAAATTTGAATTCCCAGTAATTAAAGGTACAGAGAATGAATTAGCAATAGATATTAAAAGTTTAAGAGCATCAACTGGAATGATTACTATTGATCCAGGGTATAAAAATACGGGCTCTTGTGAAAGTGCTATAACATTCTTAGATGGTGAAAAAGGAATATTGCGTTACCGAGGATATTCAATAGAAGAATTGGCTGAAAAAGCAGACTTTTTAGAAGTTGCTTATTTGTTAATTTTTGGAGAACTTCCTAATAGCGAAGAACTAGAGAAATTTCATTCAGATATTAAATCTGAATCTCATGTAGATGAGGAAATGAAAAAAATCTTAGATGGTTTTCCTAAGTCGGCTCATCCAATGGGTGTATTGTCTTCTTTAACAAGTGCATTGATTGCTTTTAATCCAACTTCTGTAAATGTAAGTTCAGAAAAAGAAATGTATTGGGCAATTGTACGTATCATGGCAAAATTTCCGGTATTAGTTGCTTGGACGTTACGTAAGAAAAAAGGCTTGCCTTTAGATTACGGCGATGATTCTTTAGGGTACGTAGAGAATATTCATAAAATGATGTTCAAGAAACCGAACCAAGAATATAAAAAAGACAAAACTATAATTGATGCATTAGATAAACTTCTAATTTTACATGCAGATCACGAACAAAACTGTTCTACATCTACGGTACGTATAGTTGGTTCTTCTCATGCAGGTTTATTTGCTTCTTTATCTGCTGGTATTTCTGCATTATGGGGACCCCTTCATGGTGGTGCTAACCAAGCTGTTTTGGAAATGTTAGAAGCCATTGAAGCTGATGGTGGTGATACTAAAAAGTACATGGCTAAAGCTAAGGATAAAGAAGATTCATTTAGATTAATGGGCTTTGGACATAGAGTATATAAAAACTTTGATCCTCGTGCAAAAATTATCAAGAAATCTGCTGATGAAGTTTTAGGTGCTTTAGGTATTGAAGATCCAATTTTATCTATTGCGCAAGGATTAGAGAAAGAAGCATTAGAAGATCAATATTTTGTTGATAGAAAATTATATCCAAACGTAGATTTTTACTCAGGAATTATTTACAGAGCTTTAGGCATCCCAACAGAAATGTTTACAGTAATGTTTGCATTAGGAAGACTTCCAGGTTGGATCGCTCAATGGAGAGAAATGAGATTAAATGGTGAGCCAATTGGTCGTCCTAGACAAGTTTATGTTGGTGAAAACTTAAGATCTTTTATCCCTGTAGAAAAAAGATAA
- a CDS encoding BCCT family transporter — translation MKLKALFKNSLLIVSVGILLILSLVAFFTTEATYAIISDLSLWVRTYFGYFYLYLGLACVLFLLVIAFSPIGKLKLGKTNSKPEYSLWSWVAMLYSAGMGAGILLRAVQEPIYMQQNPPFSSDLAPEILALEFTFYQWGFTAWAFYGLFAMVIAHTLFVRKKKILISETVSNTLPNKRLLYGIDVLTILTTIFGLIAAIGLGTTQIKGGINHVFKGEFSLGLTIALTTIILIVAAYSAWMGVNKGIKIISKLNILIALSLLLFTFIFSDIQLITTNFLKATYYYIVDFIPMSLAYGSYNPGMDFLSDWTFYYWAFWLAWAPFTGIFIARISKGRTLKQLLLGVLIIPTLGTFFWFSVFGTSAYQLVEVWGSYHNEFGNVFSSIFVFFEHYPMAFVLNLVTLFLLASFLVTSVDSAIFVLSMFTDSGKKNPSKKHRMLWSVIILIATVALLVLGDVKPEIDVLTTVQKLLIITSLPFAFFSIFMAWVFIKDVLKKK, via the coding sequence TTGAAATTGAAAGCACTTTTTAAAAATTCATTACTAATAGTATCTGTTGGTATTCTCTTAATTTTATCTTTAGTAGCTTTTTTTACTACGGAAGCGACTTACGCTATTATTAGTGACTTATCCCTTTGGGTGCGCACCTATTTTGGCTACTTCTACTTATATTTAGGGTTAGCCTGCGTGCTATTTTTACTTGTAATAGCATTTTCTCCTATAGGTAAATTAAAGTTAGGCAAAACAAACTCAAAGCCTGAGTATTCTTTATGGTCTTGGGTTGCTATGTTGTATAGCGCAGGAATGGGGGCTGGTATACTATTGAGAGCAGTACAGGAACCAATTTACATGCAACAGAATCCGCCTTTTTCCTCGGATTTAGCACCAGAAATTCTCGCCTTAGAATTTACGTTTTACCAATGGGGTTTTACAGCGTGGGCCTTTTATGGGTTATTTGCTATGGTTATTGCTCACACGTTATTTGTTCGAAAGAAAAAAATTTTAATCAGTGAAACCGTTTCTAATACACTACCCAACAAGCGCCTATTATACGGCATTGATGTTCTTACCATACTCACTACAATATTTGGATTAATAGCTGCAATTGGCTTGGGCACCACACAAATAAAGGGCGGCATTAATCATGTATTTAAAGGCGAATTTAGTTTAGGCTTAACAATAGCTCTCACTACTATAATTTTAATTGTAGCAGCTTATAGTGCTTGGATGGGAGTAAATAAAGGCATAAAAATTATATCGAAACTGAATATATTAATTGCATTAAGCCTGCTCTTATTTACGTTTATATTTAGTGACATTCAATTAATCACGACTAATTTTTTGAAGGCTACCTATTACTACATTGTAGATTTCATTCCTATGAGTTTGGCCTATGGGAGCTACAATCCAGGAATGGATTTCTTATCTGATTGGACATTTTATTATTGGGCTTTTTGGCTTGCATGGGCACCATTTACAGGGATATTCATTGCAAGAATATCTAAAGGAAGAACGCTAAAACAGCTATTATTAGGCGTATTGATTATACCAACTCTAGGAACATTTTTCTGGTTCTCTGTATTCGGTACTTCAGCCTACCAGCTCGTAGAAGTTTGGGGGAGTTACCATAATGAATTCGGAAATGTGTTTTCGTCTATTTTCGTATTCTTTGAGCACTATCCGATGGCTTTTGTTTTGAATTTAGTAACGCTCTTTCTATTGGCTAGCTTTTTAGTTACCTCTGTAGATTCAGCTATTTTTGTTCTAAGCATGTTTACAGATAGTGGCAAAAAGAACCCGAGTAAAAAACACAGAATGTTATGGTCTGTAATTATTCTGATTGCCACTGTAGCTTTATTAGTATTAGGTGATGTAAAACCTGAAATAGATGTCTTAACTACAGTTCAAAAACTACTAATAATAACCTCATTACCATTTGCATTTTTCAGCATATTCATGGCTTGGGTATTTATAAAAGATGTTTTGAAAAAAAAGTGA
- a CDS encoding glycogen synthase, which yields MNNFLFVAAENDAIPKCKAGGMGDVVRDVPRQISMRGDAAHVVVPAYSRLHENGEFLMNLNFQLRDQTYTAELYKVQPKKEFENLSHYVIHHPEIQPGDIAHIYHNDPTEPFYNDAVKYFIFCTAVAEAVNQNAFGHLDIVHLHDWHSSLLLFLRKYHPAFEKLKQLRFVYTIHNLAIQGIRPFGGNYSSIHNFFPEISIDYDNLRDYRYHDCINLMAVGVRLADAVHTVSPSYKEDILLPSNPPDFIGGESLEIDLQNADREGRLFGILNGSNYNNIRSVEKGRLYRNIIRALFGWLQEESKQYKYDFLAHTGEKIMDYVEKKPAFIVSSVARLTEQKFYYIKHSPEAFVAILDKLEKVNGVFMLLGTGAPEYEEMFREISYKHKNFIFTNGQSEDLIDSIYLESDLYFMPSLFEPCGISQMLAMRNGHPCLVHYTGGLKDTVKHLKTGFTFDGKTTDDKIKNMVDSFDLVLDIFLNDKPQWNKIKLSAKKERFTWEKSVDEYYKFLYAITI from the coding sequence ATGAATAACTTTCTTTTTGTTGCCGCAGAAAATGATGCTATACCTAAATGTAAAGCTGGGGGAATGGGTGATGTCGTCAGAGATGTTCCACGCCAAATCTCAATGAGAGGTGATGCTGCCCATGTTGTAGTTCCTGCGTATTCTAGACTCCATGAGAATGGTGAGTTTCTTATGAACTTAAACTTTCAATTAAGAGATCAAACGTATACTGCAGAACTCTATAAAGTGCAGCCTAAAAAAGAATTTGAGAATTTATCTCATTATGTTATTCATCATCCGGAAATACAACCTGGTGATATTGCTCACATTTATCATAATGATCCAACAGAACCTTTTTATAATGATGCAGTAAAATATTTTATTTTTTGTACCGCTGTGGCAGAAGCAGTGAATCAGAATGCATTTGGTCATTTAGATATTGTTCATTTACATGATTGGCATTCAAGTTTGCTTTTATTTTTAAGAAAGTACCATCCAGCATTCGAAAAATTAAAACAATTACGTTTTGTGTATACGATTCATAATTTAGCTATTCAAGGTATTCGTCCGTTTGGAGGTAATTATTCATCTATTCATAATTTCTTTCCAGAAATTTCTATTGATTATGATAACTTAAGAGATTATCGTTATCACGACTGTATTAATTTAATGGCCGTAGGTGTTCGTCTTGCAGATGCTGTTCATACGGTTTCTCCATCGTATAAAGAAGATATTTTATTACCGAGTAACCCGCCAGATTTTATAGGAGGAGAAAGCTTGGAGATAGACTTGCAAAATGCAGACCGGGAAGGAAGATTGTTTGGTATACTAAACGGTTCCAACTATAATAATATTCGCTCTGTAGAAAAAGGTAGATTGTATCGCAATATCATTAGAGCATTATTTGGATGGTTACAAGAGGAATCAAAACAATACAAATATGATTTCCTAGCGCATACTGGTGAAAAAATAATGGATTATGTAGAGAAAAAACCCGCCTTTATCGTTTCAAGCGTAGCAAGGTTAACAGAGCAGAAGTTTTATTACATTAAGCATTCTCCTGAGGCTTTTGTAGCCATATTAGATAAGCTAGAAAAAGTTAATGGTGTCTTTATGTTATTAGGTACAGGAGCGCCAGAATACGAGGAGATGTTTAGAGAGATAAGTTATAAGCATAAAAATTTTATTTTCACGAATGGGCAATCAGAAGATTTGATAGATAGTATTTATTTGGAATCAGATTTATATTTTATGCCTAGTCTTTTTGAACCCTGCGGGATAAGTCAAATGTTAGCTATGCGAAATGGGCATCCTTGTTTAGTTCATTACACAGGAGGTTTAAAAGATACGGTTAAACATCTAAAAACAGGCTTTACTTTTGATGGCAAAACTACCGATGATAAGATAAAAAATATGGTAGATTCTTTTGATTTGGTTTTAGATATTTTTCTAAATGACAAACCGCAATGGAATAAAATTAAATTAAGTGCAAAAAAAGAACGCTTTACTTGGGAGAAAAGTGTAGATGAGTATTATAAATTTCTTTATGCTATAACGATATAG
- a CDS encoding dimethylarginine dimethylaminohydrolase family protein, which produces MLDLNIKDETSKLLAVILGTAKSCGPTPKPEEAYDPKSLEHILAGTYPVEADMVLEMDAFEKVLNKYDVQIFRPKILKDCNQIFSRDIAFVIDDFFFKANILPDREEEYLAIGDVISQIAPDKVIILPEEAHIEGGDVMPWNEYIFIGTYTAENYSHHITARTNKIAVEYIKSFFPNKKIKSFELRKSTNARENALHLDCCFQPIGNNKAILHKNGFLVEEEYQWLVAYFGKENVFEITSDEMYTMFSNVFSISQEVVVSEKSFTRLNTWLRVKGFVVEEIPYAEISKQEGLLRCSTMPLIRA; this is translated from the coding sequence ATGCTTGATTTGAACATTAAGGATGAGACGTCAAAACTTTTAGCAGTTATTTTAGGAACTGCTAAAAGTTGTGGGCCTACTCCAAAACCAGAAGAAGCTTACGATCCAAAATCCTTAGAACATATTCTTGCAGGAACCTATCCTGTTGAAGCTGATATGGTATTAGAAATGGATGCTTTTGAAAAAGTATTAAATAAGTATGATGTACAGATATTTAGGCCGAAAATACTTAAGGATTGCAATCAGATATTTTCAAGAGATATAGCTTTTGTTATTGATGATTTCTTTTTTAAAGCAAATATACTTCCAGATAGAGAAGAAGAGTATTTAGCAATTGGTGACGTCATTTCGCAAATAGCTCCGGATAAGGTAATTATTCTTCCAGAAGAGGCCCATATAGAAGGTGGTGATGTAATGCCATGGAATGAGTATATATTTATAGGAACATATACTGCAGAAAACTATTCACATCATATCACCGCAAGAACTAATAAAATTGCGGTGGAGTATATTAAAAGTTTTTTTCCAAATAAAAAGATTAAATCCTTTGAGCTTAGAAAATCAACCAATGCACGTGAAAATGCATTGCATTTAGATTGTTGTTTTCAGCCTATTGGAAATAATAAAGCCATCTTACATAAAAATGGTTTTCTAGTTGAAGAAGAGTACCAGTGGTTGGTAGCTTATTTTGGAAAAGAAAACGTTTTTGAAATAACAAGTGATGAAATGTATACGATGTTTAGTAATGTTTTTTCAATTTCTCAAGAAGTAGTAGTTTCAGAAAAAAGTTTCACGCGTTTGAATACTTGGTTAAGGGTAAAAGGTTTTGTGGTAGAGGAAATTCCTTATGCTGAAATTTCTAAACAAGAAGGTTTGTTGCGCTGTAGTACAATGCCGTTAATTAGAGCGTAA